In one window of Mytilus trossulus isolate FHL-02 chromosome 7, PNRI_Mtr1.1.1.hap1, whole genome shotgun sequence DNA:
- the LOC134727210 gene encoding U3-aranetoxin-Ce1a-like produces MWKEILVVLVISCTVATASKTECRHDSQCGSDECCYYHEGPLLLSKKRQVDFINVTPMHIFQGGWCEKYLKQGDHCNHHNKMNGHCECGAGLRCNFIADPTLPLMTLSGRMTAEHKRMLFFGGHSECQPIPSS; encoded by the exons ATGTGGAAAGAAATATTAGTGGTGTTAGTTATTTCTTGTACAGTTGCCACCGCTTCTAAG ACTGAGTGTAGGCATGATTCACAGTGCGGTTCAGATGAATGTTGTTACTACCACGAGGGGCCATTGTTGCTTAGTAAGAAAAGACAGGTTGATTTTATAAATGTCACACCGATGCATATCTTTCAAG gtggatggtgtgaaaaatatttgaaacaaggTGACCACTGCAATCACCATAACAAGATGAATGGTCACTGCGAATGCGGAGCCGGTTTGAGGTGCAATTTCATAGCAGATCCAACATTGCCTCTAATGACCCTGTCTGGGAGAATGACAGCAGAACACAAGCGCATGTTGTTTTTTGGTGGACATTCTGAATGCCAACCAATACCTTCatcataa
- the LOC134725538 gene encoding 5'(3')-deoxyribonucleotidase, cytosolic type-like — MAARRGIGNMAQRTLMVLIDLDETLAAFEKHFMIKFREKYPNEPYIPAEKRNTFYIADQYDKLNFTDDSVRLGLKKIYRSEHFFRDLPEIEGGCDAVKEMAEMEGVEVFICSSPLFQYKYSAPEKYEWVEKHLGPDWINRLILTRDKTMINGDILIDDKSNITGAMNHPSWKHVLFTAPNNQNIKIKGDKLRLNNWTDGTWRTMIEDFKKRL; from the exons ATGGCAGCAAGGAGAGGAATAGGGAATATGGCACAAAGAACATTGATGGTTTTGATAGATCTTGATGAGACCTTGGCAGCATTTGAAAAGCATTTCATGATCAAGTTTAGAGAAAAATATCCTAATGAACCCTATATTCCAGCAGAGAAgagaaacacattttatattgcTGATCAGTATgataaactgaattttacagaTGATAGTGTTAGA cTTGGATTAAAGAAGATTTACAGGAGTGAACATTTTTTCCGTGATTTACCAGAAATAGAAGGTGGATGTGATGCTGTAAAGGAAATGGCAGAAATGGAAGG tGTTGAAGTTTTCATTTGTTCTAGTCCACTATTCCAGTACAAATACAGTGCACCAGAAAAA TATGAATGGGTAGAGAAACATTTGGGACCAGATTGGATTAATCGGCTGATTTTAACGAGAGATAAAACTATGATTAATGGAGATATTCTGATAGATGACAAGAGCAATATAACAG gtGCAATGAATCATCCTTCCTGGaaacatgttttgtttactgctccaaataaccaaaatatcaaaattaaaggaGATAAGTTACGCCTTAACAATTGGACCGATGGAACTTGGAGGACAATGATTGAAGATTTTAAGAAACGACTTTGA